Proteins from a single region of Gasterosteus aculeatus chromosome 20, fGasAcu3.hap1.1, whole genome shotgun sequence:
- the snx10b gene encoding sorting nexin-10B, which produces MPQVVSVWVRDPRIQKNDFWHAYIDYEICLQTDSVCFTKKISTVRRRYSEFVWLRQKLQANSQLMARLPELPPKNPFFSLNSSRQITERMKGLQKFLEQILQNPLLLSDSCLHLFLQSRLSVSKMQACAAGQTLYSVAQAVQRCGLRRFRSEEDMQKDPSMSCDSDSDSSECTDPELRNKDFPTNKADGAASFMGTSQEETISCPCGST; this is translated from the exons ATGCCGCAGGTGGTCAGTGTCTGGGTGCGGGACCCTCGGATACAAAAGAATGACTTTTGGCACGCCTACATAGACTACGAAATTTGTTTGCAG ACCGACAGCGTGTGCTTTACCAAGAAGATCTCGACCGTGCGAAGGAGGTACAGTGAGTTCGTATGGCTCAGGCAGAAACTACAGGCAAACTCACAGCTAAT GGCGCGGCTTCCAGAGCTGCCCCCAAAGAACCCCTTCTTCAGCCTGAACAGCAGCCGACAGATCACTGAGCGGATGAAAGGGCTGCAGAAGTTTTTGGAACA GATCCTGCAGAACCCTCTGCTGCTGTCAGACAGCTGCCTGCATCTTTTCCTGCAGTCGCGGCTGAGCGTGTCCAAGATGCAGGCCTGTGCTGCCGGACAGACCCTCTACTCTGTGGCCCAGGCGGTGCAGCGCTGCGGCCTGAGGCGATTCCGCTCTGAAGAGGATATGCAGAAGGACCCCAGCATGTCTTGTGACTCTGACTCAGACAG CTCAGAATGTACAGATCCAGAGCTTCGGAATAAAGATTTTCCAACAAACAAAGCAGACGGTGCAGCTTCGTTCATGGGGACCAGCCAGGAGGAAACCATCAGCTGCCCGTGTGGTTCTACATGA
- the cbx3b gene encoding chromobox protein homolog 3b, whose product MRKKQTAKQRKTEETPVVQDFVVEKIIRRRIFDGRAEYFLKWKGFTDAENTWEPEDNLDCPELIDEFLRNTHFPEGNEEDQRAERQLIPKEEMTEQETEISCMQPQQQQQQQPQTVQSNSEPGDRQSDTPTDLSAYREPECIIGSTDRQGELMFLVKWKNSSDVALLPAREASARCPQVVIDFYEKKLTWHCGEEEQ is encoded by the exons ATGAGAAAGAAGCAGACTGCCAAACAGAGGAAGACTGAGGAGACTCCGGTTGTCCAGGACTTTGTGGTAGAAAAAATAATTCGCCGCAGAATCTTTGACGGGAGAGCGGAGTACTTCCTCAAGTGGAAAGGTTTCACTGA tgcagAGAACACGTGGGAACCAGAGGACAATCTGGACTGCCCCGAGCTCATTGACGAGTTCCTGAGAAACACTCACTTCCCGGAGGGGAATGAGGAAGATCAACGAGCCGAGCGACAGTTAATTCCCAAAGAAGAAATGACCGAGCAGGAGACGGAAATT TCCTGCAtgcagcctcagcagcagcagcagcagcagcctcaaaCTGTGCAGAGCAACAGCGAGCCGGGCGACAGGCAGTCGGACACCCCGACCGACCTCAGCGCTTACCGGGAGCCTGAATGCATCATCGGCTCCACGGACAGACAGGGCGAGCTCATGTTCCTCGTCAAATG GAAGAACTCCAGCGATGTGGCGCTGCTGCCGGCCCGCGAGGCCAGCGCCAGGTGCCCCCAGGTGGTCATCGACTTCTACGAGAAGAAGCTGACGTGGCACtgcggcgaggaggagcagtga